In the genome of Kitasatospora cathayae, one region contains:
- a CDS encoding bifunctional metallophosphatase/5'-nucleotidase: MSLNRRDFVTRSAATAAGAALAGGAVVAAAPAAAAAEPDTAAAKGNKRKPHRQSFTVMGTTDLHGRVLNWDYFTDAEYVDKAHNAVGLAKISTLANQVREDKGWDRCLLIDSGDIIQGTQLTYYYARIEPIATDGDNVPDHPMAVAMNLMGYDAAALGNHEFNYGIPTVKAFEDQLEFPLLGANALHAKNEKPAFKPYVIKEVWLDEDTPIKVGILGLTNPGIAIWDKANVAGKMVFPGIVETAAKYVPRMKAAGADVIVVSAHSGIDEATTYGDQLPWPEDASGEMAATVPDIDAVLVGHTHKEVAQRLIVNKKTGKTVVLSEPLCWGQRLSCFDFEVEFADGHWKVASVSARVLNSNTVPENPEISNAILDQHKKVVAYVNQNIGTSKIELSIADARFKATPIVDLIGRVQADAVKAALAGGQYANLPVVAQAAPFNRTALIPAGQVKLRDAAGLYIYENTLEARILTGAQLKDYLEFSAKYYNQLAVGAPVNKDTLTNAEDTPDYNYDSVYGLSYDIDVSQPKGSRIVNLSFQGKPIDPTAQFVLAVNNYRANGGGNFPHVATAKAVWSNSDEIRNTMIAWVKAKGVIDPADFFTNSWRLVRAGQPVF; encoded by the coding sequence ATGTCCCTGAACCGCCGTGACTTCGTCACCCGGTCCGCAGCCACCGCCGCCGGCGCCGCCCTGGCCGGCGGAGCCGTCGTCGCCGCCGCCCCCGCCGCCGCGGCCGCCGAGCCGGACACGGCGGCCGCCAAGGGCAACAAGCGCAAGCCCCACCGCCAGTCCTTCACCGTGATGGGCACCACCGACCTGCACGGCCGGGTGCTCAACTGGGACTACTTCACCGACGCCGAGTACGTCGACAAGGCCCACAACGCGGTCGGCCTCGCCAAGATCTCCACCCTGGCCAACCAGGTCCGCGAGGACAAGGGCTGGGACCGCTGCCTGCTCATCGACTCGGGCGACATCATCCAGGGCACCCAGCTGACCTACTACTACGCCCGGATCGAGCCGATCGCCACCGACGGCGACAACGTGCCGGACCACCCGATGGCCGTCGCCATGAACCTCATGGGCTACGACGCCGCCGCGCTCGGCAACCACGAGTTCAACTACGGCATCCCCACCGTGAAGGCCTTCGAGGACCAGCTGGAGTTCCCGCTGCTGGGCGCCAACGCGCTGCACGCGAAGAACGAGAAGCCCGCCTTCAAGCCGTACGTGATCAAGGAGGTGTGGCTGGACGAGGACACCCCGATCAAGGTCGGCATCCTCGGCCTCACCAACCCCGGCATCGCGATCTGGGACAAGGCCAACGTCGCCGGCAAGATGGTCTTCCCGGGCATCGTCGAGACCGCCGCCAAGTACGTGCCCCGGATGAAGGCCGCCGGCGCCGACGTCATCGTGGTCTCCGCCCACTCCGGCATCGACGAGGCCACCACCTACGGCGACCAGCTCCCCTGGCCCGAGGACGCCTCCGGCGAGATGGCCGCGACCGTCCCGGACATCGACGCGGTGCTGGTGGGTCACACCCACAAGGAGGTCGCCCAGCGCCTCATCGTCAACAAGAAGACCGGGAAGACGGTCGTGCTCTCCGAGCCGCTGTGCTGGGGCCAGCGCCTGAGCTGCTTCGACTTCGAGGTCGAGTTCGCCGACGGCCACTGGAAGGTCGCCTCGGTCTCCGCCCGGGTGCTGAACTCCAACACCGTGCCGGAGAACCCGGAGATCAGCAACGCCATCCTCGACCAGCACAAGAAGGTCGTGGCGTACGTCAACCAGAACATCGGCACCAGCAAGATCGAGCTGTCGATCGCCGACGCCCGGTTCAAGGCCACCCCGATCGTCGACCTGATCGGCAGGGTCCAGGCCGACGCAGTGAAGGCCGCGTTGGCGGGCGGGCAGTACGCCAACCTGCCCGTTGTGGCCCAGGCCGCCCCGTTCAACCGCACCGCGCTGATCCCGGCCGGCCAGGTCAAGCTGCGCGACGCCGCCGGCCTGTACATCTACGAGAACACCCTGGAGGCCCGCATCCTGACGGGCGCCCAGCTCAAGGACTACCTGGAGTTCTCGGCCAAGTACTACAACCAGCTCGCCGTGGGCGCCCCGGTGAACAAGGACACCTTGACCAACGCCGAGGACACCCCGGACTACAACTACGACTCGGTCTACGGCCTGAGCTACGACATCGACGTCTCCCAGCCCAAGGGCAGCCGGATCGTCAACCTCAGCTTCCAGGGCAAGCCGATCGACCCGACCGCCCAGTTCGTCCTCGCGGTCAACAACTACCGCGCCAACGGCGGCGGCAACTTCCCGCACGTCGCCACCGCCAAGGCGGTCTGGTCGAACTCCGACGAGATCCGCAACACCATGATCGCCTGGGTCAAGGCCAAGGGCGTCATCGACCCCGCCGACTTCTTCACCAACTCCTGGCGCCTGGTCCGCGCCGGCCAGCCGGTGTTCTAG
- a CDS encoding VWA domain-containing protein, which translates to MNVPTTRRSRLTAVLAAVLAAATACTSSSSAPAPHPNPSDSLAETARPGVLRVLAGSELQDLQPVLDDARKATGVTVQLAFTGTLDGADTVSSGRADGKYDAVWFPSDQYLRLDPTGRSKVLSETPVMVSPVAVGVRSSVLGDLGWGDGSKVTWAQIGDAAAAGRLSYGMSDPSRSNSGFSALVAVASAFSGAGAALTEADVQKATPQLKQFFTGQKLTSGSSGWLAQAYARAEPGRVGALVNYESVLLSMNRTLPPEQRLTVVRPVDGVVSADYPLSLLSSSGQGERDSFQRLTGYLLKEDVQKRISELTLRRPVTAGASPAAGLSTDRRRELPFPGTRAVADGLLASYQNELRRPSRTVYVLDTSGSMEGARLDALKAALGRLTGTDDTRGVRRFRDREEVTLISFASQVKWTRTHVVPPSGGRPGPEAELASIDADVRSLRAEGGTALYDSLEQAYRVIEEQQRASGDDRFTSIVLMTDGESNQGATDGDFRRFHDALPAAEKAIPVFPIKFGEAAVGQLQGIADVSGGKLFDGGGSLDGVFEEIRGYQ; encoded by the coding sequence GTGAACGTCCCGACCACCCGTCGCAGTCGGCTGACCGCGGTGCTGGCCGCGGTGCTCGCCGCGGCGACCGCCTGCACCTCCTCCTCGTCCGCCCCCGCGCCGCACCCGAACCCGTCCGACTCGCTCGCCGAGACCGCGCGCCCCGGGGTGCTGCGCGTCCTGGCCGGCAGTGAACTGCAGGACCTGCAGCCGGTCCTGGACGACGCCCGCAAGGCGACCGGGGTGACGGTGCAGCTGGCCTTCACCGGCACCCTGGACGGCGCGGACACGGTCTCCTCGGGCCGGGCGGACGGCAAGTACGACGCGGTCTGGTTCCCGTCCGACCAGTACCTGCGCCTGGATCCGACCGGACGGTCCAAGGTGCTGTCGGAGACCCCGGTGATGGTCTCCCCGGTGGCCGTCGGGGTGCGTTCCTCGGTCCTCGGCGACCTCGGCTGGGGCGACGGTTCGAAGGTCACCTGGGCGCAGATCGGGGACGCGGCCGCGGCCGGGAGGCTGTCGTACGGGATGTCCGATCCTTCGCGCTCCAACTCGGGCTTCTCCGCGCTGGTCGCGGTGGCCTCGGCGTTCTCCGGGGCGGGGGCGGCGCTGACCGAGGCGGACGTGCAGAAGGCGACGCCGCAGCTGAAGCAGTTCTTCACCGGCCAGAAGCTGACCTCCGGTTCCTCGGGCTGGCTGGCGCAGGCGTACGCGCGGGCCGAGCCGGGCAGGGTCGGCGCGCTGGTGAACTACGAGTCGGTGCTGCTGTCGATGAACCGGACCCTGCCGCCGGAGCAGCGGCTGACGGTGGTGCGCCCGGTGGACGGCGTGGTCTCGGCGGACTACCCGCTGTCGCTGCTGTCCTCCTCGGGGCAGGGCGAGCGCGACTCCTTCCAGCGGCTGACCGGCTACCTGCTGAAGGAGGACGTGCAGAAGCGCATCTCGGAGCTGACGCTGCGCCGCCCGGTGACGGCGGGTGCGTCCCCGGCGGCGGGGCTGTCCACGGACCGTCGTCGTGAACTGCCGTTCCCGGGGACGCGGGCGGTGGCGGACGGCCTGTTGGCCTCGTACCAGAACGAGCTGCGCCGCCCGTCGAGGACGGTGTACGTGCTGGACACCTCGGGTTCGATGGAGGGCGCGCGGCTGGACGCGTTGAAGGCGGCGCTGGGCCGGCTGACGGGTACGGACGACACCCGCGGGGTGCGCCGGTTCCGGGACCGTGAGGAGGTGACGCTGATCTCCTTCGCCTCGCAGGTGAAGTGGACGAGGACGCACGTGGTGCCGCCCTCGGGCGGCCGGCCGGGCCCGGAGGCGGAGCTGGCGTCGATCGACGCCGACGTGCGGTCGCTGCGGGCGGAGGGCGGCACGGCGCTGTACGACTCGTTGGAGCAGGCGTACCGGGTGATCGAGGAGCAGCAGAGGGCGTCGGGCGACGACCGGTTCACCTCGATCGTGCTGATGACGGACGGGGAGAGCAACCAGGGCGCGACCGACGGCGACTTCCGGCGCTTCCACGACGCGCTGCCGGCCGCCGAGAAGGCGATCCCGGTGTTCCCGATCAAGTTCGGCGAGGCGGCGGTGGGTCAGCTGCAGGGGATCGCGGACGTGAGCGGCGGCAAGCTGTTCGACGGCGGCGGTTCGCTGGACGGGGTGTTCGAGGAGATCCGTGGCTACCAGTGA
- a CDS encoding substrate-binding domain-containing protein — translation MRRALGVLAALALLGGVTYALVPDDGPEPRKTVTVTGLIGSEKRAFFESPEVKAELARQGLEVHADSTGSWTMSEQAKSNSGLDFAFPASTAPAREIQRNWGQQDSPLVPFYSPLVLVAHAPVAQILRDNKLAAQDDSGVWTFKMDEYVNDLKANRRWQDLTNTEGHGDLAGPIYITTTDPESSSSGALYVALLSYVLNDHQVVSDDAGIEAARPVLHQATAMQGGQKSSSDEPFRDFQAGVGNPLLFGYESQVAALTAQGQSAGDTVVMYPDTTVYSDHTIIARTENGRKLAALLQDDDALRALEARFGFRPQARPGAFAELVKGSKQPAFAQDLNAAKVKQSPVPSLDNLLKLTAAAKGSPK, via the coding sequence ATGAGACGCGCTCTGGGGGTGCTCGCCGCCCTGGCCCTGCTGGGCGGGGTGACGTACGCACTGGTCCCGGACGACGGTCCGGAACCGCGGAAGACGGTCACGGTCACCGGGCTGATCGGTTCGGAGAAGCGGGCGTTCTTCGAAAGCCCCGAGGTGAAGGCCGAGTTGGCGCGGCAGGGCCTGGAGGTGCACGCCGATTCGACCGGTTCCTGGACGATGAGCGAGCAGGCGAAGAGCAACTCCGGGCTGGACTTCGCCTTCCCGGCGAGCACCGCGCCGGCCCGCGAGATCCAGCGCAACTGGGGGCAGCAGGACTCCCCGCTGGTGCCGTTCTACTCGCCGCTGGTGTTGGTGGCGCACGCGCCGGTCGCGCAGATCCTCCGGGACAACAAGCTGGCGGCACAGGACGATTCGGGCGTCTGGACGTTCAAGATGGACGAGTACGTCAACGACCTGAAGGCGAACCGCAGGTGGCAGGACCTGACGAACACCGAGGGCCACGGCGACCTGGCCGGGCCGATCTACATCACCACGACTGATCCGGAGAGTTCCTCCTCCGGTGCGCTGTACGTCGCCCTGCTGTCGTACGTCCTGAACGACCACCAAGTGGTGTCGGACGACGCGGGCATCGAAGCCGCCCGGCCCGTGCTGCACCAGGCGACCGCGATGCAGGGCGGCCAGAAGAGCAGCAGCGACGAGCCGTTCCGGGACTTCCAGGCGGGAGTCGGCAATCCGCTGTTGTTCGGGTACGAGTCCCAGGTCGCCGCGCTGACGGCGCAGGGCCAGTCGGCCGGCGACACGGTGGTGATGTACCCGGACACCACGGTCTACTCCGACCACACCATCATCGCCCGCACCGAGAACGGCAGGAAGCTGGCCGCCCTGCTTCAGGACGACGACGCGCTGCGTGCCCTGGAGGCCAGGTTCGGTTTCCGCCCGCAGGCCCGCCCGGGTGCCTTCGCCGAACTGGTGAAGGGCAGCAAGCAGCCGGCCTTCGCCCAGGACCTGAACGCGGCGAAGGTCAAGCAGTCGCCCGTGCCGTCCCTGGACAACCTGCTCAAACTGACCGCGGCGGCCAAGGGGAGCCCGAAGTGA
- the pyk gene encoding pyruvate kinase — MRRAKIVCTLGPATDSYDQIKTLVDAGMDIARLNLSHGSHAEHEERYRRVRKAADETGRSVGVLADLQGPKIRLDTFAHGPVLLERGDEFTISTDNGVVGGNTICGTTYAGLAGDVGRGERILVDDGRVTLEVLDVDGPRVRCLVIEGGLVSDHKGLNLPGVAVSVPALSDKDVADLRWALRTGADLIALSFVRSGRDIEDVHRVMAEEGRRVPVIAKIEKPQAVENLDSIVDAFDGIMVARGDLGVEMPLEQVPLVQKRAIKLAKRNAKPVIVATQMLDSMINASRPTRAEASDVANAVLDGTDAVMLSGETSVGKYPVETVRTMGRIIEAAENDILAAGLPPLTTGSKPRTQGGAVARAAAEIGDFLHAKYLIAFTQSGDTARRLTRYRSPIPVLAFTYEPAVRSQLALTWGVETFLGPFAPTTDQMVEQVDAALLSLGRCQKGDIVIITAGSPPGLAGSTNLVRVHHVGTLDV; from the coding sequence ATGCGCCGAGCAAAAATCGTCTGCACCCTCGGGCCGGCCACCGACTCGTACGACCAGATCAAAACCCTGGTCGACGCCGGGATGGACATCGCCCGACTCAACCTCAGCCACGGCTCCCACGCCGAACACGAGGAACGCTACCGTCGCGTCCGCAAGGCCGCCGACGAAACCGGCCGGAGCGTCGGCGTCCTCGCCGACCTTCAAGGCCCGAAGATCCGGCTCGACACCTTCGCCCACGGACCCGTACTCCTCGAACGCGGCGACGAGTTCACCATCTCCACCGACAACGGCGTCGTGGGGGGCAACACCATCTGCGGCACCACCTACGCCGGCCTCGCCGGCGACGTCGGCCGCGGTGAACGCATCCTCGTCGACGACGGACGGGTCACCCTGGAAGTCCTCGACGTCGACGGACCACGCGTGCGATGCCTCGTCATCGAAGGCGGACTCGTCTCCGACCACAAAGGCCTCAACCTCCCCGGCGTCGCCGTCTCCGTCCCCGCACTCAGCGACAAGGACGTCGCCGACCTGCGATGGGCGCTGCGCACCGGGGCCGACCTGATCGCGCTCTCCTTCGTCCGCAGCGGCCGCGACATCGAGGACGTCCACCGGGTGATGGCCGAGGAAGGGCGGCGCGTCCCGGTCATCGCCAAGATCGAGAAGCCGCAGGCGGTCGAGAACCTGGACTCCATCGTGGACGCCTTCGACGGCATCATGGTGGCCCGCGGGGACCTGGGCGTGGAGATGCCCCTCGAACAGGTCCCGCTCGTCCAGAAGCGCGCCATCAAGCTCGCCAAGCGCAACGCCAAGCCGGTCATCGTCGCCACCCAGATGCTCGACTCGATGATCAACGCCTCCCGGCCCACCCGCGCGGAGGCCTCCGACGTCGCCAACGCGGTGCTGGACGGGACGGACGCGGTGATGCTCTCCGGGGAGACCTCCGTCGGCAAGTACCCCGTCGAGACGGTCAGGACGATGGGCCGGATCATCGAAGCCGCCGAGAACGACATCCTGGCCGCCGGCCTGCCCCCGCTGACCACCGGCAGCAAGCCGCGGACCCAGGGCGGCGCCGTCGCCCGCGCGGCCGCCGAGATCGGCGACTTCCTGCACGCCAAGTACCTCATCGCCTTCACCCAGTCCGGCGACACGGCGCGGAGGCTCACCCGCTACCGCTCGCCGATCCCCGTGCTCGCCTTCACCTACGAACCGGCCGTGCGCAGCCAACTCGCCCTCACCTGGGGCGTGGAGACCTTCCTCGGCCCCTTCGCCCCGACCACGGACCAGATGGTCGAACAGGTCGACGCGGCGCTGTTGTCGCTGGGCCGCTGCCAGAAGGGCGACATCGTCATCATCACGGCGGGCTCCCCGCCTGGTTTGGCCGGCTCCACCAACCTCGTCCGCGTCCACCACGTGGGGACGTTGGACGTCTGA
- a CDS encoding helix-turn-helix domain-containing protein: MFKIARMAVRSTREEAVLLLRQGTRNRDVSLQLGVPVGTVSWWKYQDRAKHGDFPAPERTTCFHCYADELNRPAYAYLLGAYLGDGHITHSKVCRTQSLFITCDDKWPGVMDTVEQAMRQVFPKNNTYRLQRPGCHNVKLHSMHLTCHFPQHGPGKKHERAIALEPWQQEIVDAHPWDFLRGLIHSDGCRITNWATKTVDGVTRRYEYPRYFFTNTSTDIIGLFTATLDAVGVQWKASIPRPTGQVNISIARKDSVALMVAHIGPKY, encoded by the coding sequence GTGTTCAAGATCGCCCGTATGGCAGTTCGATCCACTCGCGAAGAAGCCGTCCTGTTGCTACGCCAGGGCACCCGCAACCGTGACGTCTCCCTCCAGCTCGGAGTTCCAGTCGGCACCGTCTCGTGGTGGAAGTACCAAGATCGCGCCAAGCATGGCGATTTCCCCGCTCCTGAGCGCACCACTTGCTTCCACTGCTACGCGGATGAACTCAACCGCCCGGCCTATGCCTACCTGCTCGGCGCTTACCTGGGCGACGGTCACATCACTCACTCGAAGGTGTGCCGAACGCAGAGCTTGTTCATAACCTGCGACGACAAATGGCCAGGGGTCATGGATACCGTCGAGCAGGCCATGCGCCAGGTGTTTCCGAAGAACAACACCTACCGACTGCAGCGACCTGGCTGTCACAACGTCAAGCTCCACTCGATGCACCTGACCTGCCACTTCCCGCAACACGGCCCCGGCAAGAAGCACGAGCGCGCGATAGCCCTGGAGCCCTGGCAGCAGGAGATCGTGGACGCTCACCCCTGGGACTTCCTGCGCGGCCTGATCCACTCCGACGGCTGCCGCATCACCAACTGGGCGACCAAGACCGTCGATGGCGTCACCCGCCGCTACGAGTACCCGCGTTACTTCTTTACGAATACGTCGACCGACATCATCGGCCTCTTCACCGCCACCCTCGACGCTGTCGGCGTCCAGTGGAAGGCCTCGATCCCCCGCCCAACCGGTCAGGTCAACATCTCCATCGCCCGCAAGGACTCCGTCGCCCTGATGGTCGCCCACATCGGCCCCAAGTACTGA
- a CDS encoding ANTAR domain-containing response regulator: protein MSTADEQAQPLETDTPQITRIVIAEDEALIRLDLKEMLEEEGYTVVGEAGDGETAVRLVEELKPDLAIFDVKMPVLDGLSAAEQIHEKHLAPVLMLTAFSQRELVDRARDAGAMAYIVKPFSKSDLVPAIEMAVSRYTEMRALEKEIGDLTQRLETRKLVDRAKGVLQTKFGLTEPAAFRWIQKTSMDRRMTMAAVAEAVIEEGEAQDRKKAEEGKSE, encoded by the coding sequence GTGAGCACCGCCGACGAGCAGGCACAGCCGCTTGAGACCGATACGCCCCAGATCACCCGGATTGTGATCGCCGAGGACGAGGCGCTGATCCGCCTTGATCTGAAGGAGATGCTGGAGGAGGAGGGGTACACCGTCGTCGGCGAAGCCGGGGACGGGGAGACGGCGGTCAGGCTCGTGGAGGAGCTGAAGCCGGATCTGGCGATCTTCGACGTGAAGATGCCGGTGCTGGACGGGCTCTCCGCCGCCGAGCAGATCCATGAGAAGCACCTGGCGCCGGTTCTCATGCTGACCGCGTTCTCGCAGCGGGAGCTGGTGGACCGGGCTCGGGACGCGGGGGCGATGGCGTACATCGTGAAGCCGTTCTCGAAGTCCGACCTGGTGCCGGCGATCGAGATGGCGGTGTCGCGGTACACCGAGATGCGGGCGCTGGAGAAGGAGATCGGGGATCTCACCCAGCGGCTGGAGACCCGGAAACTGGTGGACCGGGCTAAGGGTGTGCTGCAGACGAAGTTCGGGCTGACGGAGCCGGCGGCGTTCCGGTGGATCCAGAAGACCTCGATGGACCGGCGGATGACGATGGCGGCGGTGGCCGAGGCGGTCATCGAGGAGGGCGAGGCCCAGGACCGCAAGAAGGCGGAAGAGGGCAAGTCCGAGTAA
- a CDS encoding ABC transporter ATP-binding protein: MTALLEVQDLRVAYGKIEAVKGISFTVNQGEVTTLIGTNGAGKTTTLRTLSGLLRPTAGRITFDGQDLSTVPAHKIVALGLAHSPEGRHIFPRMTIEENLLLGAFLRTDAAGIAADVERAYALFPILGERRRQAAGTLSGGEQQMLAMGRALMSQPKLLMLDEPSMGLSPLMMQKIMSTIVELKASGTTILLVEQNAQAALSLSDQGYVMETGRIALSGTGADLLHDESVRKAYLGED; encoded by the coding sequence GTGACCGCACTCCTCGAGGTCCAGGACCTCCGCGTCGCCTACGGCAAGATCGAAGCCGTCAAGGGCATCAGCTTCACCGTCAACCAGGGCGAGGTCACCACCCTCATCGGCACCAACGGCGCCGGCAAGACCACCACCCTGCGCACCCTCTCCGGCCTCCTCAGACCCACCGCCGGCCGGATCACCTTCGACGGCCAGGACCTGAGCACGGTCCCGGCCCACAAGATCGTCGCCCTCGGCCTCGCCCACTCCCCCGAAGGCCGGCACATCTTCCCCCGCATGACCATCGAGGAGAACCTCCTCCTCGGCGCCTTCCTGCGCACCGACGCGGCGGGCATCGCGGCGGACGTGGAACGGGCCTACGCCCTCTTCCCCATCCTCGGCGAACGCCGCCGCCAGGCGGCCGGCACCCTCTCGGGCGGCGAACAGCAGATGCTGGCGATGGGCCGGGCCCTGATGTCCCAGCCCAAGCTGCTGATGCTGGACGAGCCCTCGATGGGCCTCTCCCCGCTGATGATGCAGAAGATCATGTCCACCATCGTCGAGCTCAAGGCGAGCGGTACGACCATCCTCCTGGTCGAGCAGAACGCCCAGGCCGCGCTGTCCCTGTCCGACCAGGGCTACGTCATGGAGACCGGCCGCATCGCCCTCTCCGGCACCGGCGCGGACCTGTTGCACGACGAGTCCGTCCGCAAGGCCTACCTCGGCGAGGACTGA
- a CDS encoding ABC transporter ATP-binding protein has protein sequence MTTTAAPLLDVTGVTMRFGGLTAVNDVSLTVGQGEIIGLIGPNGAGKTTFFNCLTGLYVPTEGAVRYRGTVLPPKPHLVTQAGIARTFQNIRLFANMTVLENVLVGRHSRTKEGIFAAILHTPRYHRAEAESREKAMELLAFTGLADKADHLARNLPYGEQRKLEIARALASDPGLLLLDEPTAGMNPQETRAAEELVFAIRDQGVSVLVIEHDMRFIFNLCDRTAVLVQGQKIVEGDRETVQNDERVITAYLGAPLEDSTPAVPETVTETDQ, from the coding sequence ATGACCACCACCGCTGCGCCCCTGCTCGACGTCACCGGCGTCACCATGCGCTTCGGCGGCCTCACCGCCGTCAACGACGTCTCCCTCACCGTCGGCCAAGGCGAGATCATCGGCCTCATCGGCCCCAACGGCGCCGGCAAGACCACCTTCTTCAACTGCCTCACCGGCCTGTACGTCCCCACCGAAGGCGCCGTCCGCTACCGCGGCACCGTCCTGCCCCCCAAACCCCACCTGGTCACCCAGGCCGGCATCGCCCGCACCTTCCAGAACATCCGGCTCTTCGCCAACATGACCGTCCTCGAGAACGTCCTCGTCGGCCGACACAGCCGCACCAAGGAAGGCATCTTCGCCGCCATCCTCCACACCCCCCGCTACCACCGCGCCGAGGCCGAAAGCCGCGAGAAGGCCATGGAACTCCTCGCCTTCACCGGCCTCGCCGACAAGGCCGACCACCTCGCCCGCAACCTCCCCTACGGCGAACAACGCAAGCTCGAGATCGCCCGCGCCCTCGCCTCCGACCCCGGCCTGCTGCTCCTCGACGAACCCACCGCCGGCATGAACCCCCAGGAGACCCGGGCCGCCGAGGAACTCGTCTTCGCCATCCGCGACCAGGGCGTCTCCGTCCTCGTCATCGAGCACGACATGCGGTTCATCTTCAACCTCTGCGACCGCACCGCCGTGCTCGTCCAGGGCCAGAAGATCGTCGAGGGCGACCGCGAGACCGTCCAGAACGACGAACGCGTCATCACCGCCTACCTCGGCGCCCCGCTCGAAGACAGCACCCCCGCCGTGCCGGAGACCGTTACGGAGACCGACCAGTGA